One window of the Fuerstiella sp. genome contains the following:
- a CDS encoding efflux RND transporter periplasmic adaptor subunit, whose product MKYANRWAWPVSLTAAITVCVLAHSVWFPSTRSGVRRIITKFRAVPANAASDSHVKPTVTDSGGHDHETHAGHTESTSAKLSAESLKNMGLTKDTVLPVRLQSFRTSITVPAVVVEQPGRTRVQVATPMTGAITHIHAVEGEAVQPGTLLFRIQLTHEDLVKAQTNFVKTVGDLQIEENEIARLQKIPNSGAVAGRLLLERKYAKEKLTALLTAQRESLRLHGLSDSQVSQISKTRRLLGDLHMFAPSSDDHSDDEIRLTEQPLRPVAFEVDHAQHHKSATGEQNTGEQNTVPAPLILQKLNVQKGQSVGAGETLCVLTDLRHLYIEGVAFESDVHVLRQALQRGWKVSAVFNRQDESSGRIDELQIAWLANEISSARRTLHFYIVLPNNILHQRQQGGRRYVDWMYFAGQRLQIHVPVEEWPDRIVLPVDAVAQEGAEYFVFQKKGNDFHRVSVHVEYHDQHSFVIAGDATLRPGDLVAMKGAHQMQMALKNKAPGNPDPHAGHSH is encoded by the coding sequence ATGAAATATGCGAACCGGTGGGCCTGGCCGGTATCGCTGACAGCTGCGATTACAGTGTGTGTGTTGGCACACAGTGTATGGTTCCCTTCAACTCGCAGCGGAGTCCGCAGAATCATCACGAAATTCAGGGCAGTCCCTGCCAATGCTGCATCTGATAGCCACGTCAAACCCACAGTTACGGATTCCGGTGGACATGATCATGAAACACATGCCGGCCACACTGAATCGACGTCCGCAAAGCTGTCTGCGGAATCTCTCAAAAACATGGGACTGACAAAAGACACAGTTCTCCCCGTCCGTCTGCAGTCGTTTCGCACATCCATCACCGTTCCCGCCGTTGTCGTGGAACAGCCAGGCCGAACACGAGTGCAGGTGGCAACACCGATGACCGGAGCGATTACTCACATCCATGCCGTCGAAGGTGAAGCTGTGCAGCCCGGAACGCTGCTCTTCAGGATCCAGCTTACCCACGAAGATCTTGTGAAAGCTCAGACAAATTTCGTAAAGACAGTGGGTGACCTGCAAATCGAAGAAAACGAAATTGCTCGTTTACAGAAGATCCCGAACAGCGGAGCTGTGGCGGGTCGACTGCTGCTCGAACGCAAATACGCCAAAGAAAAACTGACAGCCCTGCTGACGGCTCAGCGCGAGTCATTGCGGCTGCATGGACTTTCTGATTCACAGGTTTCACAGATATCAAAAACACGTCGTCTGCTGGGTGACCTGCACATGTTCGCACCGTCATCAGACGACCATTCGGATGACGAAATTCGACTGACCGAACAACCTCTGAGGCCGGTAGCATTCGAAGTCGATCACGCACAACATCACAAGTCAGCGACCGGTGAACAGAACACCGGTGAACAGAACACTGTGCCCGCCCCGCTGATACTGCAGAAGCTCAACGTTCAAAAAGGACAGTCGGTTGGTGCGGGGGAAACACTTTGTGTCCTGACAGATCTCCGCCATCTGTATATCGAAGGCGTTGCATTCGAATCCGACGTCCATGTATTACGACAGGCGTTGCAGCGCGGGTGGAAGGTTTCCGCGGTATTTAATCGACAGGACGAGTCCTCCGGTCGAATTGATGAGCTTCAAATTGCATGGCTGGCAAACGAAATCTCCTCTGCACGGCGCACTTTGCATTTTTACATTGTGCTGCCGAATAATATTCTTCACCAAAGACAACAAGGCGGAAGACGTTATGTGGACTGGATGTATTTTGCCGGCCAGCGTCTGCAGATACACGTTCCGGTGGAAGAATGGCCGGATCGAATTGTGTTACCTGTAGATGCGGTCGCACAGGAGGGGGCGGAATACTTCGTCTTTCAGAAAAAAGGAAACGATTTCCACCGCGTCTCTGTTCACGTGGAGTACCACGACCAGCACTCATTTGTCATCGCCGGTGACGCAACGCTTCGTCCCGGTGATTTGGTCGCAATGAAAGGCGCACATCAGATGCAAATGGCACTGAAGAACAAGGCACCTGGTAATCCTGATCCTCATGCCGGACACAGCCATTAG
- a CDS encoding HisA/HisF-related TIM barrel protein: MQMIPVLDLLNGITVQAVAGRRKEYRPIRSCLTNSTDPCVVLRQLDQVCKSENAYIADLDAILNKQPNRCTLAELSRLNLNLMVDAGIQSCEEAEDLLDLGIRNVIVGLESLPDLDTACKLIRHFGPEPLILSLDLKAGVPLTRDESWVQMEPLKVLENLAEAGFRRWIVLDLAGVGKSQGVPTAELCRQVRGLRPNDEIITGGGVRSINDLVQLHTIGIDGVLVASALHTGALTEQNLDEWRRASAVQTQPGS, from the coding sequence ATGCAGATGATCCCGGTCCTGGACCTGCTGAATGGTATTACGGTGCAGGCGGTCGCAGGTCGCAGGAAAGAGTATCGTCCGATCCGCAGCTGTCTGACAAATTCAACAGATCCATGTGTTGTCCTCCGGCAACTCGATCAAGTGTGCAAGTCAGAAAACGCCTATATCGCAGACCTGGACGCAATTCTGAACAAACAACCGAATCGCTGTACACTGGCTGAGCTGTCCCGACTAAACCTGAACCTGATGGTGGATGCAGGTATTCAGTCCTGTGAAGAGGCAGAAGACCTGCTGGATCTGGGAATCCGAAATGTAATCGTCGGGCTGGAATCGCTGCCGGACTTGGATACAGCCTGCAAACTGATACGTCACTTTGGACCTGAACCGTTGATTCTCAGCCTTGATCTGAAGGCAGGTGTTCCACTGACCCGAGACGAATCGTGGGTTCAAATGGAACCGCTGAAAGTTCTGGAGAACCTGGCCGAAGCAGGATTCCGCCGATGGATCGTGCTTGACTTGGCGGGCGTGGGTAAGTCACAGGGGGTTCCAACCGCAGAACTGTGCCGTCAGGTACGCGGTCTGCGTCCTAACGATGAAATTATCACCGGGGGCGGAGTCCGCAGTATCAACGATTTAGTTCAGCTCCACACAATCGGAATCGACGGCGTTCTTGTCGCCTCCGCCCTGCATACCGGAGCACTCACGGAGCAGAATCTGGACGAGTGGCGTCGAGCGTCAGCTGTCCAGACACAGCCTGGTTCCTGA
- the ftsH gene encoding ATP-dependent zinc metalloprotease FtsH, translating into MSDSSKQPDQMPKKGPQKDRGSQTNFLWYALVFTLVGMVVFSTMHTPAGELIEYSEFVRKIEDGVLTPEEVHELKIGPTELTWQSKSIDYLKNNRKADVKYYRVGLWGQGDDAGTKLEELLQENGIKASYKTAPSPWNDILPTLLLIGLFVGLMIFMVRRLGGAGSAMSFGRSRGKLYAQEDISITFQDVAGINEPLEELKEIVEFLKTPQKYQSLGGRIPRGVLLVGPPGTGKTLLAKAVAGEAGVPFFSLSGSDFVEMYVGVGAARVRDMFQQALQRSPSIIFIDELDALGKVRGSGAPGGHDEREQTLNALLVEMDGFGTDHSVIVMGATNRPETLDPALRRPGRFDRHVVVDRPDIKGRADILDVHAKKVKLSDDVNLQKIARLTPGFVGADLANLVNEAALLSARRSETRVTMQSFEDGVERVMAGLEKTSRIVLEEVKRRVAGHESGHALVAASLPNTDPVHKISIIPRGMGALGYMLQVPEDERELLTQSELDGRIAVLLGGIAAEQIIYDETSTGAQNDLQRATDMSRRMVTEFGMSPRLGRMFYSESQRSPFIGAVGPSIMQENIHSEETLREIDLEVKRIVDESYRRAYEILKSQEKILRRLSLELFEKETITADEMHEIIDEYKDGPKIAPGTTPPAAHTDEDLPIDVVEPDVSREAAE; encoded by the coding sequence ATGTCCGACAGCTCCAAACAACCCGATCAGATGCCCAAAAAGGGACCTCAAAAGGATCGTGGTTCTCAGACCAATTTCCTGTGGTATGCCCTCGTCTTCACCCTTGTCGGAATGGTTGTGTTCTCCACGATGCACACCCCGGCCGGGGAACTGATCGAGTACAGTGAATTCGTCAGGAAGATTGAGGACGGTGTCCTGACACCGGAAGAAGTCCACGAACTGAAGATTGGCCCGACGGAACTGACCTGGCAGTCGAAGTCGATTGATTACCTGAAGAACAATCGAAAAGCCGACGTAAAATATTATCGAGTCGGCCTGTGGGGACAGGGTGACGATGCCGGCACAAAGCTGGAAGAACTTCTGCAGGAAAACGGGATCAAGGCCTCTTACAAAACGGCTCCGTCGCCGTGGAATGACATCCTGCCGACATTGCTGCTGATTGGACTGTTCGTAGGGTTGATGATCTTTATGGTTCGGCGTCTGGGCGGTGCCGGTTCAGCAATGTCCTTTGGCCGCAGTCGAGGCAAGCTTTACGCTCAGGAAGACATCAGCATTACATTCCAGGACGTTGCCGGTATCAATGAACCACTCGAAGAGCTCAAGGAGATTGTTGAGTTCCTGAAAACACCTCAGAAATATCAGTCACTCGGTGGACGAATTCCACGCGGAGTTCTGCTGGTGGGACCTCCGGGGACTGGTAAGACTCTGCTCGCCAAAGCGGTTGCAGGAGAAGCAGGTGTTCCCTTCTTCAGCCTTTCCGGTTCGGACTTTGTGGAAATGTATGTCGGCGTAGGTGCAGCCCGGGTGCGTGACATGTTTCAGCAGGCACTCCAGCGTTCACCTTCAATTATTTTTATCGACGAGCTGGATGCACTGGGAAAAGTTCGCGGCAGTGGAGCACCCGGCGGCCATGACGAACGCGAACAAACGCTCAATGCGCTTTTGGTGGAGATGGACGGTTTCGGTACCGACCACAGTGTGATTGTGATGGGTGCAACCAACCGACCTGAAACACTGGATCCGGCTCTGCGTCGCCCTGGTCGTTTCGACCGCCACGTCGTTGTGGATCGACCCGACATTAAGGGACGTGCAGACATTCTGGATGTGCACGCCAAAAAAGTAAAACTTTCTGACGACGTGAACCTGCAGAAAATTGCCAGACTAACACCCGGTTTTGTCGGAGCAGATCTGGCTAACCTTGTGAATGAGGCTGCTTTGTTATCTGCCCGCCGCAGTGAAACCCGCGTGACCATGCAGTCGTTTGAAGACGGTGTGGAACGTGTCATGGCGGGTCTGGAAAAGACGTCACGCATCGTGCTGGAAGAAGTGAAACGACGTGTTGCCGGTCACGAGTCCGGACATGCGCTGGTGGCCGCCAGCCTGCCCAACACGGATCCGGTTCATAAGATTTCAATCATTCCGCGTGGCATGGGTGCTCTGGGCTATATGCTGCAGGTTCCGGAGGACGAACGGGAGCTGCTGACTCAGTCGGAACTTGACGGTCGCATCGCAGTATTACTGGGAGGAATTGCTGCTGAGCAGATCATCTACGATGAAACGTCGACCGGAGCTCAGAACGATCTTCAGCGGGCAACAGATATGTCTCGCCGGATGGTGACCGAGTTTGGCATGAGTCCTCGACTTGGACGTATGTTCTACAGTGAGTCTCAAAGATCGCCATTCATCGGAGCCGTTGGTCCCTCAATCATGCAGGAGAATATTCACAGCGAAGAAACGCTGCGAGAGATTGATCTGGAAGTAAAACGGATCGTCGACGAATCCTATCGACGAGCGTATGAGATTCTTAAATCCCAGGAAAAAATCCTCCGGCGTCTCAGTCTGGAACTGTTTGAGAAAGAAACGATCACTGCAGACGAGATGCACGAAATCATCGACGAATATAAGGATGGTCCTAAAATTGCGCCAGGCACGACTCCACCAGCTGCTCACACTGATGAAGACCTTCCGATCGACGTGGTTGAGCCGGATGTGTCTCGCGAGGCGGCTGAGTGA
- the panB gene encoding 3-methyl-2-oxobutanoate hydroxymethyltransferase, translating into MPFTKKQHVTVPDFLAAVETDHRISMVTAYDYLWAGIMDEAGVDSILVGDTLGMVVQGHSTTLPVTLDEIIYHGKLVCRAVRRALVIVDMPFMSYQESPLQAVRSAGRIIKETGADAVKLEGGHIQQSTIEAICRAEIPVMAHVGMRPQAIRRLGAMGRIQRDEQALLDDARAAEDAGAFGLVLELVPGDIARKITDAISIPTIGIGAGPNCSGQVLVGPDMLGLTPGFNPRFLKKFAELRDVALDAVRNYVSEVEQGTFPGPEHTHR; encoded by the coding sequence GTGCCTTTCACCAAAAAACAACATGTCACAGTTCCCGATTTTCTTGCCGCAGTCGAAACGGACCACCGTATTTCCATGGTGACTGCTTATGACTATTTGTGGGCTGGTATCATGGATGAAGCCGGAGTCGACAGCATTCTGGTAGGCGATACCCTTGGTATGGTTGTTCAGGGACACTCTACCACGCTGCCAGTGACTCTGGATGAAATCATTTACCATGGGAAACTTGTGTGTCGGGCCGTTCGGCGAGCATTGGTCATTGTCGATATGCCCTTTATGTCCTATCAGGAATCACCTTTGCAGGCTGTCCGGAGTGCAGGGCGTATTATCAAGGAAACCGGCGCAGATGCTGTCAAACTGGAAGGAGGTCACATTCAGCAGTCGACGATCGAAGCGATTTGTCGAGCGGAAATTCCCGTAATGGCCCATGTCGGTATGAGGCCGCAGGCCATCCGTCGTCTGGGAGCCATGGGACGCATCCAGCGTGATGAACAGGCACTGCTGGACGATGCCCGGGCTGCTGAGGACGCCGGAGCTTTTGGACTTGTACTGGAACTCGTACCTGGTGACATTGCACGGAAAATTACTGATGCCATTTCTATTCCGACGATCGGAATTGGTGCCGGTCCAAACTGCAGCGGGCAGGTATTGGTTGGGCCGGATATGCTGGGTCTGACACCGGGTTTTAATCCCCGATTTCTGAAAAAATTTGCCGAACTCAGAGACGTTGCTCTAGACGCTGTTCGGAACTACGTCAGTGAAGTTGAACAGGGGACGTTTCCCGGACCTGAGCACACGCACCGTTGA